A genomic segment from Pseudoduganella chitinolytica encodes:
- a CDS encoding DUF475 domain-containing protein produces the protein MKHFRISFLVSFVCLAVAAWWGYEKGGLTGALSALGIAVILSVMEVSLSFDNAVVNASVLKTWDAFWQKLFLGIGIIIAVFGMRLLFPLVIVAVAADIGLTDVWTLALNNPDEYSRHLTNHHAEVAAFGGMFLLLVFLNFLLDHEKEMHWLGNVEKKLGSLGKVSSISVMVALGVLLGSLSLVEEAQKFVVLVSGLWGVLIYVGVDAISNYLEKEEEGGTNVGDMVKKGGIGGFLYLEVLDASFSFDGVIGAFAITKDVVIIMLGLAIGAMFVRSMTVYLVHKGTLDQYVYLEHGAHYAIGILAVIMLASMKFHIPEIFTGLIGVAFIVASLWSSVRYRKQQAAMVAA, from the coding sequence ATGAAGCACTTCAGGATTTCATTCCTGGTCTCCTTCGTCTGTCTTGCGGTGGCTGCCTGGTGGGGCTACGAGAAGGGCGGCTTGACGGGAGCACTATCGGCATTGGGTATCGCGGTCATTCTGAGCGTGATGGAAGTTTCGCTGTCGTTCGACAACGCGGTGGTGAACGCCTCCGTGCTGAAGACGTGGGATGCGTTCTGGCAGAAATTGTTCCTGGGCATCGGCATCATCATCGCCGTGTTCGGCATGCGCCTGCTGTTCCCGCTGGTGATCGTTGCCGTGGCGGCGGACATCGGCCTGACGGACGTGTGGACGCTGGCATTGAACAACCCCGACGAATATTCGCGTCACCTGACGAATCACCACGCCGAAGTGGCGGCATTCGGCGGCATGTTCCTGCTGCTGGTGTTCCTGAACTTCCTGCTCGACCATGAGAAGGAAATGCACTGGCTGGGCAACGTCGAGAAGAAACTGGGTTCGCTGGGCAAGGTCTCGTCGATCTCCGTGATGGTGGCGCTGGGCGTGCTGCTGGGCAGCCTGAGCCTGGTGGAAGAAGCGCAGAAATTCGTGGTGCTGGTGTCTGGCCTGTGGGGTGTGCTGATCTACGTCGGTGTCGATGCGATCTCGAACTACCTCGAGAAGGAAGAGGAAGGCGGCACGAACGTCGGCGACATGGTCAAGAAGGGCGGTATCGGCGGCTTCCTGTACCTGGAAGTGCTGGATGCTTCGTTCAGCTTCGACGGCGTGATCGGCGCGTTCGCCATCACCAAGGACGTCGTGATCATCATGCTGGGCCTGGCGATCGGTGCGATGTTCGTGCGTTCGATGACGGTCTACCTGGTGCACAAGGGCACGCTCGACCAGTACGTCTACCTGGAGCACGGTGCGCACTACGCCATCGGTATCCTGGCCGTGATCATGTTGGCGAGCATGAAGTTCCACATCCCGGAGATCTTCACGGGCCTGATCGGCGTCGCCTTCATCGTCGCCTCGCTGTGGTCTTCGGTACGGTATCGCAAGCAGCAGGCCGCGATGGTCGCGGCCTGA
- a CDS encoding LysR family transcriptional regulator: MKTSGINFRHLYFFRVVAAEGSVTRAAERLGLAIQTVSTQLTALEQSLGKSLLMQQGRRLVPTDAGRVALTYAEQIFELGDRMQEALNEADNGRVRLTVGISDSLPKLIAYRLLQAAFGMQAPVKLVCVEREFEDLLADLALHKLDVVLTDRTVRASASLRVFSHLLGESEMMLFGAPALARRHGRNFPRGLNGAPLLLPTRNNALRGRIDEWLLQQDVRPDIVGEFEDNAMLNTFARDGLGLFFAPAGLEADIRGQFNAVPVGAATGLREQFYALSSERRIRHPAVEAILTAQSGLFAA, from the coding sequence ATGAAGACCTCCGGCATCAACTTCCGCCACCTGTATTTCTTCCGTGTCGTCGCTGCCGAGGGCAGCGTCACGCGCGCCGCCGAGCGCCTCGGCCTCGCCATCCAGACCGTCAGCACGCAACTGACCGCGCTGGAACAATCGCTGGGCAAGTCGCTGCTGATGCAGCAGGGCCGCCGCCTCGTGCCCACCGATGCCGGCCGTGTGGCCCTCACTTATGCCGAGCAGATCTTCGAGCTGGGCGACCGCATGCAGGAGGCCCTGAACGAGGCGGACAACGGGCGCGTGCGCCTGACGGTGGGCATCTCGGACTCGCTGCCCAAACTGATCGCCTACCGCCTGCTGCAGGCGGCCTTCGGCATGCAGGCGCCCGTCAAGCTGGTGTGCGTGGAGCGCGAGTTCGAGGACCTGCTGGCCGACCTGGCGCTGCACAAGCTCGATGTGGTGCTGACCGACCGCACGGTGCGGGCGTCGGCCAGCCTGCGTGTGTTCAGCCACCTGCTGGGCGAAAGCGAGATGATGCTGTTCGGTGCGCCGGCGCTGGCACGCCGGCACGGGCGCAACTTCCCGCGCGGCCTGAATGGCGCCCCGCTGCTGCTGCCGACCCGCAACAACGCGCTGCGCGGCCGCATCGACGAATGGCTGCTGCAGCAGGACGTGCGGCCGGACATCGTGGGCGAGTTCGAGGACAACGCGATGCTCAACACGTTCGCACGCGACGGCCTGGGGCTGTTCTTCGCCCCCGCCGGCCTGGAGGCGGACATCCGCGGCCAGTTCAATGCGGTGCCGGTCGGCGCGGCCACGGGGCTGCGCGAGCAGTTCTATGCGCTGTCGAGCGAGCGGCGCATCCGGCATCCGGCGGTGGAGGCGATTCTTACTGCGCAGTCGGGGTTGTTTGCGGCATAG
- a CDS encoding hemolysin family protein: MHNLLLVLLAFLLVALNGFFVAAEFGIVTLRRTRVRAIAKTQGLKGRILEKVHGQLDAYLSACQLGITLASLGLGWIGEPAFAGLLEPLLGAIGIQSQEIIHTIAFIFAFVTISFLHIVVGELAPKSLAIRIPEVVGLWSAVPLYAFYWLMYPAIWVLNHSANMVLRVAGLQGTGGHDAHYSTEELKLILRTSKPGEQFDKDERNILAHSLDFSELRVSDLMRPINEVIALYATRPLEENLQTVLRNRFSRYPYFDEDGITVLGVVHLKDLFFAQQSGKPITSFTSFLRPVETISARTKAIDLFRRFREGAPHFALIGEKGKRPVGFLTLDNLLGAMVGEIHDEFRLNENDWLKQPDGALIGKASLPIFSLERTLGIDIENEELGLDEVESVGGLIMLKLGDIPKQGQRVSFNRFDLVVKKMNGPRILLVKVIPRLAPEDNADHD; encoded by the coding sequence ATGCACAATCTTTTGCTTGTCCTGCTGGCCTTCCTTCTCGTAGCACTCAACGGTTTCTTCGTGGCGGCCGAATTCGGCATCGTCACCCTGCGGCGCACGCGCGTGCGCGCCATCGCCAAGACACAGGGCCTGAAGGGCCGCATCCTGGAAAAGGTGCACGGCCAGCTGGACGCCTACCTGTCCGCCTGCCAGCTGGGCATCACGCTGGCATCGCTGGGCCTGGGCTGGATCGGCGAACCCGCCTTTGCCGGCCTGCTGGAACCCCTGCTGGGCGCCATCGGCATCCAGTCGCAGGAAATCATCCACACGATCGCCTTCATCTTCGCGTTCGTGACCATCTCCTTCCTGCACATCGTCGTGGGCGAACTCGCCCCGAAGTCGCTGGCGATCCGCATCCCCGAAGTGGTCGGCCTGTGGAGCGCCGTGCCGCTGTACGCGTTCTACTGGCTGATGTACCCGGCCATCTGGGTGCTCAACCACAGCGCCAACATGGTGCTCAGGGTGGCGGGCCTGCAGGGCACCGGCGGCCACGATGCCCATTATTCGACGGAAGAGTTGAAGCTCATTCTGCGCACCAGCAAGCCGGGCGAACAGTTCGACAAGGACGAGCGCAACATCCTGGCGCACTCGCTGGACTTCTCGGAGCTGCGCGTGTCCGACCTGATGCGCCCCATCAACGAGGTGATCGCGCTGTACGCCACCCGGCCGCTGGAGGAAAACCTGCAGACCGTGCTGCGCAACCGCTTCTCGCGCTATCCGTACTTCGACGAGGACGGCATCACCGTGCTGGGGGTCGTCCACCTGAAGGACCTGTTCTTCGCGCAGCAGTCGGGCAAGCCGATCACGTCGTTCACGTCGTTCCTGCGTCCCGTCGAGACGATCTCCGCGCGCACCAAGGCGATCGACCTGTTCCGCCGCTTCCGCGAAGGCGCGCCGCACTTCGCGCTGATCGGCGAAAAGGGCAAGCGTCCCGTGGGCTTCCTGACGCTGGACAACCTGCTGGGCGCCATGGTCGGCGAGATCCACGACGAATTCCGCCTGAACGAGAACGACTGGCTGAAGCAGCCGGACGGCGCATTGATCGGCAAGGCCAGCCTGCCGATCTTCTCGCTGGAACGCACGCTGGGCATCGACATCGAGAACGAGGAACTGGGCCTGGACGAGGTGGAGTCGGTGGGTGGCCTGATCATGCTGAAGCTGGGCGACATCCCGAAACAGGGCCAGCGCGTCAGCTTCAACCGTTTCGACCTCGTCGTCAAGAAGATGAACGGGCCCCGCATCCTGCTGGTCAAGGTCATCCCGCGCCTGGCGCCCGAGGACAACGCCGACCACGACTGA
- a CDS encoding DUF3108 domain-containing protein, giving the protein MRATRLFCSTLAAVLLAGAAHAAPQYVAAGTPLPRFHLLKEGSHRYLRYLQAADSNTPLDIWQRDIRFEGKRVTIRQRWDAVGKSPSVKWLDSSFEAGTLRPLSHTRITQKDGRKTVEGFAFAPDKVTGLPDLPGNTQKALAIASPEPAFNFEADMELLQALPLAEGYEAQLVLYHPGGPAAPARYTFRVAGSEAIAGPAGPVDCWVVTTDYNQPGTVSKFWFARATQLMVRQESRMPDGRLLVKTLID; this is encoded by the coding sequence ATGCGCGCAACCCGCCTGTTCTGCTCCACCCTTGCCGCCGTCCTGCTGGCGGGCGCGGCCCACGCCGCGCCCCAGTACGTGGCGGCCGGCACGCCGCTGCCGCGCTTCCACCTGCTGAAGGAAGGCAGCCACCGCTACCTGCGCTACCTGCAGGCCGCCGACAGCAATACCCCGCTCGACATCTGGCAGCGCGACATCCGCTTCGAGGGCAAGCGCGTCACGATCCGCCAGCGCTGGGATGCCGTCGGCAAGTCCCCTTCCGTCAAGTGGCTCGACTCGTCGTTCGAGGCGGGCACCCTGCGTCCGCTGTCGCACACCCGCATCACGCAAAAGGACGGCAGGAAGACGGTGGAAGGGTTCGCGTTCGCCCCCGACAAGGTGACGGGCCTGCCCGACCTGCCTGGCAATACGCAGAAGGCCCTGGCCATCGCGTCGCCCGAACCGGCCTTCAACTTCGAGGCGGACATGGAGCTGCTGCAGGCGTTGCCGCTGGCCGAGGGGTATGAAGCGCAGCTGGTGCTGTACCACCCGGGCGGCCCGGCCGCACCGGCACGCTACACGTTCCGCGTGGCCGGCAGCGAAGCCATCGCGGGACCGGCCGGCCCGGTCGACTGCTGGGTGGTCACGACGGACTACAACCAGCCCGGCACCGTGTCGAAGTTCTGGTTCGCCCGCGCCACGCAGCTGATGGTGCGCCAGGAAAGCCGCATGCCGGACGGGCGCCTGCTGGTCAAGACGCTGATCGACTAG
- a CDS encoding AI-2E family transporter, producing the protein MEKRFQPYSRLAAIVFLVIGCLWVLRPFLAAILFACAITISSWPLYLRLMARLGGRRTLAASIMTVSLVLLIILPLALVTWNVADNAGAFYRGLRDALQAGHLAPPDWLRQVPLVGEMADNYLRGLIGSREQLVALAKKYMEPARHLLLGGGLVLGSGVAQVSLAAFVSFFLYRDGPTLLRALAVGMEKIMGEHAAGVADTVSRTVRGVMYGLLGTALAQAAVAAAGFLIAGVPAVALLAVATFLFSLVPVGPPLVWGGAAIWLFNQGSTGWGIFMLVWGVVLISGVDNVVKPMLISRGSSLPFLLVLLGVMGGVIAFGFVGLFIGPTLLAVALGLLRNWTGVQPVVAPPSRSAS; encoded by the coding sequence ATGGAAAAGCGTTTTCAACCGTACAGCCGCCTTGCGGCCATCGTCTTCCTGGTAATCGGTTGCCTGTGGGTGCTGCGACCGTTCCTGGCGGCGATCCTGTTCGCCTGCGCGATCACGATTTCCAGCTGGCCCCTCTACCTGCGCCTGATGGCGCGCCTGGGCGGCCGACGCACGCTGGCGGCCAGCATCATGACCGTTTCCCTGGTCCTCCTGATCATCCTGCCGCTGGCGCTCGTGACGTGGAACGTCGCCGACAACGCCGGTGCGTTCTATCGCGGCCTGCGCGATGCGTTGCAGGCCGGCCACCTGGCGCCGCCGGACTGGTTGCGCCAGGTGCCGCTCGTGGGCGAAATGGCCGACAACTACCTGCGTGGCCTGATCGGCAGCCGCGAGCAACTGGTGGCGCTGGCGAAAAAATACATGGAGCCCGCGCGCCACCTGCTGCTGGGCGGTGGCCTGGTGCTGGGCAGCGGGGTGGCCCAGGTCAGCCTGGCGGCCTTCGTCAGCTTCTTCCTGTACCGCGACGGCCCCACGCTGCTGCGCGCGCTGGCGGTAGGCATGGAAAAGATCATGGGCGAGCATGCGGCCGGCGTGGCCGACACGGTCAGCCGCACGGTGCGCGGCGTCATGTACGGCCTGTTGGGGACCGCGCTGGCGCAGGCGGCGGTGGCTGCCGCCGGCTTCCTGATCGCCGGCGTGCCGGCCGTCGCGCTGCTGGCGGTGGCGACGTTCCTGTTCTCGTTGGTGCCCGTCGGACCGCCGCTGGTCTGGGGCGGCGCCGCCATCTGGCTGTTCAACCAGGGCAGCACGGGCTGGGGCATCTTCATGCTGGTGTGGGGCGTGGTCCTGATCAGCGGCGTGGACAACGTCGTCAAGCCGATGCTGATCAGCCGCGGCTCCAGCCTGCCGTTCCTGCTCGTGCTGCTGGGCGTGATGGGCGGCGTCATCGCCTTCGGCTTCGTGGGACTGTTCATCGGCCCCACGTTGCTGGCCGTGGCCCTGGGCTTGCTGCGCAACTGGACCGGCGTGCAGCCGGTCGTGGCGCCGCCTAGTCGATCAGCGTCTTGA
- a CDS encoding alpha/beta hydrolase, producing MTPIPLDEATLEDARQFNRRLARLPRFRVRNRVTPRLLQALLRLSQLGADRKLARAGIRVETDVAPAANGVRVPLRILRPAGAVRGVVLQFHGGGWVIGNARMDDRLNAALVEACHVAVVSVDYRLATQAPLQAQLDDCLAAARWLLEDGLPGCGHLPVIVIGESAGAHLAAATLLRLRDEPALLRRVHGAALYYGVYDLAGTSSVQQADAETLVLDGPRIVAGLRLLTPDLDDAARRRPPLSPLYGELEGLPPALLIAGALDPLRDDTTGMANRWRAVADVELHLLPEAPHGFIRFPTAMARLTQARVHGWIRERLNRMPAIGGTRRQVAAGMNTGDRPLSQGRRP from the coding sequence ATGACGCCCATACCGCTCGACGAGGCAACACTGGAAGACGCCCGGCAATTCAACCGCCGGCTGGCACGGCTGCCCCGCTTCCGCGTTCGCAACCGCGTAACACCACGCCTGCTGCAGGCCCTGCTGCGGCTGTCCCAGCTGGGGGCCGACCGCAAGCTGGCCCGCGCCGGCATCCGCGTCGAGACGGACGTGGCGCCGGCGGCAAACGGCGTGCGCGTGCCGCTGCGCATCCTGCGCCCCGCCGGTGCCGTACGCGGCGTCGTGCTGCAGTTCCATGGCGGCGGCTGGGTGATCGGCAACGCGCGCATGGACGACCGCCTCAACGCCGCGCTGGTGGAGGCCTGCCACGTGGCGGTGGTGTCGGTGGATTATCGCCTGGCGACGCAAGCGCCGCTGCAGGCGCAGCTGGACGACTGCCTGGCCGCCGCGCGCTGGCTGCTGGAGGACGGCCTGCCCGGCTGCGGCCACTTGCCCGTGATCGTGATCGGCGAGTCGGCCGGCGCCCACCTGGCGGCGGCCACCCTGCTGCGCCTGCGCGACGAACCGGCACTGCTGCGGCGCGTGCACGGCGCGGCGCTGTACTACGGCGTGTACGACCTGGCCGGCACGTCCAGCGTGCAGCAGGCGGACGCGGAAACGCTGGTATTGGACGGCCCCCGCATCGTCGCCGGCCTGCGCCTGTTGACGCCGGACCTGGACGATGCCGCCCGGCGCCGGCCGCCGCTGTCGCCGCTGTATGGAGAACTGGAAGGATTGCCGCCGGCGTTGCTGATTGCCGGCGCGCTGGACCCGCTGCGCGACGATACTACCGGCATGGCCAACCGCTGGCGCGCGGTGGCCGACGTCGAGCTGCACCTGCTGCCGGAAGCGCCACACGGCTTCATCCGCTTCCCCACCGCGATGGCACGGCTGACACAGGCACGCGTGCACGGGTGGATCAGGGAGCGATTGAACCGGATGCCGGCGATCGGCGGGACGCGACGGCAGGTGGCGGCGGGCATGAACACCGGGGACAGGCCCCTGTCGCAGGGTCGGAGACCCTGA
- a CDS encoding SCO family protein, whose product MKKLFAALLMLCAIVACSEKRPAFTNTDITGLDYAKGFSLKDHTGKPVTLETYKGKVVVVFFGFTQCPDVCPTTMSEMAAVMKALGPQSDQVQVLFITLDPERDTPALLAQYAPAFDKRFVGLHGTPAEIATTAKEFKVFYQKVPGKTPDTYTIDHTAGSYVFDKQGKVRLFLRHNQGPAPIVHDLKLLLD is encoded by the coding sequence ATGAAAAAACTGTTTGCCGCGCTGCTGATGCTGTGTGCGATCGTCGCCTGTTCCGAGAAGCGTCCCGCGTTCACCAACACCGATATCACGGGCCTGGACTACGCCAAGGGGTTCTCGCTGAAGGACCACACGGGCAAGCCGGTGACGCTGGAGACGTACAAGGGCAAGGTCGTGGTGGTCTTCTTCGGGTTCACCCAGTGCCCGGACGTGTGCCCGACCACGATGTCGGAAATGGCCGCCGTGATGAAGGCGCTGGGCCCGCAATCGGACCAGGTGCAGGTGCTGTTCATCACGCTCGATCCGGAACGCGACACGCCGGCACTGCTGGCGCAATACGCGCCGGCATTCGACAAGCGCTTCGTCGGCCTGCATGGCACGCCGGCCGAGATCGCGACGACGGCCAAGGAGTTCAAGGTGTTCTACCAGAAGGTGCCGGGCAAGACGCCGGACACGTACACGATCGACCATACTGCCGGCAGCTACGTGTTCGACAAGCAGGGCAAGGTGCGGCTGTTCCTGCGCCATAACCAGGGGCCGGCGCCGATCGTGCATGATCTGAAGCTGCTGCTGGATTGA
- the cyoE gene encoding heme o synthase: MTTRTAASKQNPRIAQYWALTKPRVTQLAVFCAVIGMFLATDGLPDWRVVVAATIGIWLLAGAAFAVNCLAEREIDARMARTARRPMALGDITVGQTVVFSAVIGGAGMWILYTLVNPLTMWLTFITFVGYAVIYTMILKPATPQNIVIGGLSGAMPPALGWAAVANEVPMQAWLLVLIIFLWTPPHFWALAMYRRDDYAKSGLPMLPVTHGMPFTQFHVFLYSIALAATTLLPFAVRMSGAIYLASAVVLDAIFLWYGWQIYKHYTDLIARKAFTYSIVYLSLLFVALLVDHYIPL; encoded by the coding sequence ATGACAACCCGCACCGCCGCCTCGAAGCAGAACCCCCGCATCGCCCAGTATTGGGCGCTGACGAAACCGCGCGTCACGCAGCTGGCGGTGTTCTGCGCCGTGATCGGGATGTTCCTCGCCACCGACGGCCTGCCGGACTGGCGCGTCGTCGTCGCGGCCACGATCGGCATCTGGCTGCTGGCTGGCGCCGCGTTCGCCGTCAACTGCCTGGCCGAGCGCGAGATCGACGCGCGCATGGCCCGCACGGCGCGCCGGCCGATGGCGCTGGGCGACATCACCGTGGGCCAGACCGTCGTGTTCTCGGCCGTCATCGGCGGCGCCGGCATGTGGATCCTCTACACGCTGGTCAATCCGTTGACGATGTGGCTGACCTTCATCACGTTCGTCGGCTATGCCGTCATCTACACGATGATCCTGAAGCCGGCCACGCCGCAGAACATCGTCATCGGCGGCCTGTCCGGCGCGATGCCGCCCGCGCTGGGCTGGGCCGCCGTGGCCAACGAGGTGCCGATGCAGGCGTGGCTGCTGGTCTTGATCATCTTCCTGTGGACGCCGCCGCACTTCTGGGCGCTGGCCATGTACCGCCGCGACGACTACGCCAAGTCGGGCCTGCCGATGCTGCCAGTCACTCACGGCATGCCGTTCACGCAGTTCCACGTGTTCCTGTATTCGATCGCACTGGCCGCCACCACCTTGCTGCCGTTCGCCGTGCGCATGAGCGGCGCGATCTACCTCGCCAGCGCGGTCGTGCTCGATGCCATCTTCCTGTGGTACGGCTGGCAGATCTACAAGCACTACACGGACCTGATCGCCCGCAAGGCCTTCACGTATTCCATCGTCTACCTGTCGCTGCTGTTCGTGGCGCTGCTGGTGGACCATTACATCCCGCTCTGA
- a CDS encoding COX15/CtaA family protein: MHHTTLAQMAITALIVALLPLSIAWISKDASRYRKLVWIGVFLTFDLIVFGAFTRLTDSGLGCPDWPGCYGLANPFLAHEEIRAAEALQPTGPVTMVKAWIEMIHRYLAMAIGILIVAMMAVAWYRWKKGRQAAYRPGYPTFLFFFVCLQGAFGAWTVTLKLQPVIVTMHLLLGMGLLALLTWYGGRQDQLLRPASAVVPPARLVPVRRLALASSAVLLVQLFLGGWVSTNYATLACTEFPLCGGKLVPEMDFEHGFHLWRELGKTAAGHYLPFSALTAIHWVHRNFASVVVLVLGWTVVRAWPIAPLRPLARAIAAVLALQALTGVATIYLNYPLLLAVLHNAGAAALVLLLTMLNYRAKFLHDAPAAHR, translated from the coding sequence ATGCACCACACCACCCTGGCCCAGATGGCCATCACGGCCCTCATCGTCGCGCTGCTGCCGCTGTCGATCGCCTGGATCTCGAAGGATGCCAGCAGGTACCGCAAGCTGGTCTGGATCGGCGTGTTCCTGACGTTCGACCTGATCGTGTTCGGCGCGTTTACCCGGCTGACGGACTCCGGCCTGGGCTGCCCGGACTGGCCGGGCTGCTACGGCCTGGCCAACCCGTTCCTGGCGCACGAGGAGATCCGCGCCGCCGAGGCGCTGCAGCCCACCGGGCCCGTGACGATGGTCAAGGCCTGGATCGAGATGATCCACCGCTACCTGGCCATGGCGATCGGCATCCTGATCGTCGCGATGATGGCGGTCGCCTGGTATCGCTGGAAGAAGGGGCGCCAGGCCGCCTACCGGCCCGGCTATCCGACGTTCCTGTTCTTCTTCGTCTGCCTGCAGGGTGCCTTCGGCGCATGGACGGTGACCCTGAAGCTGCAGCCCGTGATCGTCACGATGCACCTGCTGCTGGGCATGGGACTGCTGGCGCTGCTGACGTGGTACGGCGGCCGCCAGGACCAGCTGCTGCGTCCCGCCAGCGCCGTGGTGCCGCCCGCGCGGCTGGTGCCGGTGCGCCGGCTGGCGCTGGCCTCAAGCGCCGTATTGCTGGTGCAGCTGTTCCTGGGCGGCTGGGTCAGCACCAACTACGCGACCCTGGCCTGCACCGAGTTCCCCCTGTGCGGCGGCAAGCTGGTGCCGGAGATGGACTTCGAGCACGGCTTCCACCTGTGGCGCGAGCTGGGCAAGACGGCGGCCGGCCACTACCTGCCGTTTTCCGCGCTGACGGCCATCCACTGGGTGCACCGCAATTTCGCCTCCGTGGTGGTGCTGGTGCTGGGCTGGACGGTCGTGCGGGCCTGGCCCATCGCGCCGTTGCGGCCCCTGGCGCGCGCCATCGCGGCCGTGCTGGCGCTGCAGGCGCTGACGGGCGTGGCGACGATCTACCTGAACTATCCGCTGCTGCTGGCGGTACTGCATAACGCCGGGGCGGCAGCCCTGGTGCTGCTCCTGACCATGCTAAACTACCGGGCTAAGTTTCTCCACGACGCCCCCGCCGCACACCGATGA
- a CDS encoding SCO family protein yields the protein MDENKTHDRQRARGRWKLFAVLLVCASPLLASYFTYYVVKPTGRTNYGTLIDPRAHPIPPMASRTLAQQPTTLDAYKGKWIMLKVGGSDCAQACQDQLFTMRQLRTMQGKEMHRIERVWLITDDEPLETMLLRVNDGTRMLRAPKDVVTRWLPVEPGGDAAEHIYLIDPLGNLMMRFPKNPDPTRMKKDIAKLLKASAIG from the coding sequence GTGGACGAAAACAAAACCCATGATCGCCAGCGCGCCCGCGGCCGCTGGAAGCTGTTCGCCGTATTGCTGGTGTGCGCGTCGCCGCTGCTGGCATCGTATTTCACGTACTACGTCGTCAAGCCGACGGGGCGCACCAACTACGGCACTTTGATCGACCCGCGCGCCCACCCGATCCCGCCGATGGCCAGCCGCACGCTGGCGCAACAGCCCACCACGCTGGACGCCTACAAGGGCAAGTGGATCATGCTGAAGGTGGGCGGCTCCGATTGCGCCCAGGCCTGCCAGGACCAGCTGTTTACGATGCGCCAGCTGCGCACGATGCAGGGCAAGGAGATGCACCGGATCGAACGAGTGTGGCTGATCACGGATGATGAGCCGCTGGAGACCATGCTGCTGCGCGTGAACGACGGCACCCGCATGCTGCGCGCGCCCAAGGATGTCGTGACGCGGTGGCTGCCGGTGGAGCCGGGCGGCGACGCGGCCGAGCATATCTACCTGATCGACCCGCTGGGCAACCTGATGATGCGCTTCCCGAAGAACCCCGATCCGACCAGGATGAAAAAGGACATCGCCAAGCTGCTCAAGGCTTCGGCGATCGGCTGA
- a CDS encoding SURF1 family protein, with protein MRIAFRFKAVPFVATVVLVALGIALGQWQTRRAEEKLALQSRLAAAGAQAPLRLEATAPTLAQAEWRRVAVSGTFVAQWPVYLDNRPHGGQAGFYVLMPLRIDGSDRHVLVLRGWLPVDAARRQHIRPYATPPGRVTIEGIARRDAGQVLQLGDAVPPAPGAIVQNADVAQVAAASGLRLMPFVLQQTSSGTDSLVRDWPAPELGVDKHRGYAFQWYALALTAFLFFVITGILSGRKQNP; from the coding sequence ATGCGTATTGCGTTTCGCTTTAAAGCGGTGCCGTTCGTTGCCACCGTCGTGCTGGTGGCGCTGGGCATCGCGCTGGGCCAGTGGCAGACCCGCCGCGCCGAAGAGAAGCTGGCGCTGCAATCCAGGCTGGCCGCCGCCGGCGCACAGGCGCCGCTGCGGCTCGAGGCCACGGCACCGACACTGGCGCAGGCAGAGTGGCGCCGGGTTGCCGTCAGCGGCACCTTTGTCGCGCAGTGGCCGGTGTACCTGGACAATCGCCCGCACGGCGGCCAGGCCGGCTTCTACGTGCTGATGCCACTGCGGATCGACGGCAGCGACCGCCACGTGCTGGTGCTGCGCGGCTGGTTGCCGGTCGACGCGGCGCGGCGCCAGCACATCCGCCCGTATGCGACGCCGCCCGGACGCGTGACGATCGAAGGCATCGCCCGGCGCGACGCGGGCCAGGTGCTGCAGCTGGGCGATGCGGTGCCCCCGGCGCCGGGCGCCATCGTGCAGAATGCGGACGTGGCGCAGGTCGCCGCGGCCAGTGGGCTGCGCCTGATGCCGTTCGTGCTGCAGCAGACGTCAAGCGGTACCGACAGCCTGGTGCGCGACTGGCCCGCGCCCGAACTGGGCGTCGACAAGCACCGCGGCTATGCGTTCCAGTGGTATGCGCTGGCGCTGACCGCGTTCCTGTTCTTTGTTATTACCGGAATCCTCAGTGGACGAAAACAAAACCCATGA
- a CDS encoding twin transmembrane helix small protein, which yields MKILVAIAFILIIGSLGSALFYLMRDRGGSKRTVRALALRVGFSVLLFVLILVANQLGYIQPTGLR from the coding sequence ATGAAAATCCTCGTCGCCATCGCCTTCATCCTGATCATCGGCAGCCTCGGTTCGGCGCTGTTCTACCTGATGCGCGACCGCGGCGGCAGCAAGCGCACGGTGCGCGCCCTGGCGCTGCGCGTCGGCTTCTCGGTGCTGCTGTTCGTGCTGATCCTCGTCGCCAACCAACTGGGCTACATCCAGCCCACGGGCCTGCGCTGA